A genomic window from Pseudobacteroides sp. includes:
- a CDS encoding LTA synthase family protein encodes MYDNNQIIKNMGILYFHGNDVFNFIKDDLLKSKTLTADEKKQMDDFYKNKQVFGDRFKGAAKGKNLLIVQVESLQGFAMNKTLNGKEITPNLNKLAKENFYFDNYYYQVKGGNTSDAEFLTNTSLYPINEGAVFLRYPTNVYNSLPHALKSRGYSTSSFHAYNPSFWNRAIMYRSLGYDRFISYKDFNIDEFVGWGGYALSDESFFRQSLEKIDTTSPFYSMLITLSSHHPYDFFADKSNVDVNPYDNTVLGNYLGAINYVDRCIGKLIDDLKKRSLYDNTVVVIYGDHSALPRPQAGDLYRLENVEPNNFNWIKLQKVPLIIHIPGVEGGQTISTASGQVDLLPTLANLMDIDFPYSMGQDMFNKKEGYALLRDSSVVTDKYIYVASEDKAYDVKGSSLINKNEYQNEITEIQQLGNLSDLMIRKNAFKADSY; translated from the coding sequence GTGTATGATAACAATCAGATAATTAAGAACATGGGCATCCTCTATTTTCATGGTAATGACGTGTTTAATTTTATAAAGGATGATCTTTTGAAAAGCAAAACCTTGACGGCTGATGAAAAGAAGCAAATGGATGATTTCTATAAAAATAAGCAGGTTTTTGGTGATAGGTTTAAGGGAGCTGCAAAAGGAAAGAATCTCCTTATTGTTCAGGTTGAATCACTTCAAGGCTTTGCAATGAATAAAACCCTTAACGGAAAGGAAATAACACCCAATCTCAACAAGCTGGCTAAAGAAAACTTCTATTTCGACAATTATTATTATCAGGTTAAAGGCGGCAACACATCTGATGCAGAGTTCCTTACCAACACATCTCTCTACCCCATAAATGAAGGGGCAGTATTTTTACGGTATCCTACCAATGTTTACAATTCCCTGCCCCACGCTCTAAAATCGAGGGGATATTCTACATCATCCTTTCATGCATATAACCCTAGCTTTTGGAATAGAGCTATTATGTACCGGAGTCTGGGCTATGATAGATTTATAAGCTACAAAGACTTCAATATTGACGAGTTTGTGGGATGGGGCGGCTATGCATTAAGTGACGAATCCTTTTTCAGGCAGTCTCTCGAGAAGATTGATACAACCAGTCCTTTCTACAGTATGCTAATAACACTTTCAAGCCATCACCCCTATGACTTTTTTGCAGACAAGTCAAATGTTGATGTGAACCCCTACGATAACACAGTGCTGGGTAACTACTTAGGTGCCATCAATTATGTAGACAGATGTATCGGAAAGCTGATTGACGACCTTAAAAAACGCAGCTTATATGATAATACAGTGGTAGTTATATATGGCGACCATAGTGCATTGCCAAGGCCTCAGGCAGGTGATCTCTACCGTCTTGAAAACGTTGAACCAAATAACTTCAATTGGATCAAGCTTCAGAAGGTCCCTCTTATAATACACATACCGGGTGTAGAGGGCGGGCAGACCATAAGCACTGCATCAGGCCAGGTTGATTTACTCCCTACATTAGCCAATTTGATGGATATTGACTTCCCTTATTCAATGGGCCAGGACATGTTCAATAAAAAGGAGGGATATGCCCTTCTCAGGGACTCATCGGTTGTAACCGATAAATATATCTATGTAGCTTCGGAAGACAAGGCTTATGATGTAAAAGGCAGCAGCCTCATAAATAAGAATGAATACCAGAATGAAATTACAGAAATACAACAGCTTGGTAATCTATCGGATTTAATGATAAGGAAGAATGCTTTTAAGGCTGACAGCTATTAA
- a CDS encoding glutamine amidotransferase, translating to MYELNICHLYPDLLNLYGDRGNIIALKRRSEWRGIKITISNVTLGDSFIPENYDIIFLGGGQDYEQTIIQDDLLKQKGSEIKNAIMNDKIFLCICGGYQLLGKYYKTWEGKEIEFLGILDLWTIGGQKRMIGNMAFECDFLKSDTFDGKVIGFENHSGRTYLGVDVKPLGRVLRGNGNNGEDDCEGALYKNVHCSYSHGSLLPKNPAFTDHLLSLALKQKYKDFVSLQPLDDVIESCAHDSMLKRIL from the coding sequence ATGTATGAGTTAAATATATGTCATCTGTACCCTGACCTCTTAAACCTTTATGGGGACAGGGGAAATATAATTGCATTAAAAAGGCGTTCCGAGTGGAGAGGAATAAAAATCACCATCTCAAACGTTACACTCGGAGACAGTTTTATTCCCGAAAACTACGACATTATATTTTTAGGCGGGGGCCAGGATTACGAACAAACAATAATTCAAGATGACCTCTTGAAGCAAAAAGGCAGCGAAATAAAAAATGCCATCATGAATGATAAAATATTCCTATGTATTTGCGGGGGCTACCAGCTCTTAGGCAAATACTATAAGACCTGGGAGGGTAAGGAAATAGAATTTTTAGGCATCCTTGATCTTTGGACCATAGGAGGACAGAAGAGAATGATCGGCAATATGGCTTTTGAATGCGATTTTCTAAAGAGCGATACATTTGACGGCAAGGTAATAGGTTTCGAAAACCATTCAGGAAGAACCTATCTGGGTGTTGATGTCAAACCATTGGGAAGAGTGCTTAGAGGAAATGGAAATAATGGAGAGGATGATTGTGAAGGTGCATTATATAAAAATGTTCACTGCTCTTACTCCCATGGAAGCTTGCTTCCTAAAAACCCTGCATTTACCGATCACCTTTTGAGTCTTGCTCTTAAGCAAAAATACAAGGATTTTGTTTCATTGCAACCTTTAGATGATGTTATTGAATCTTGTGCACATGATTCAATGCTAAAGCGTATTCTATAA